Sequence from the Scomber scombrus chromosome 1, fScoSco1.1, whole genome shotgun sequence genome:
GTGGTTATCATtgcatgtgtttcttttatgtattatatgtgtTACTAATGTTGTTTTCAAACTAAGGGGTcaatatttgttcagtttaatgTGACAGTGATGACACTGGTATTAGAAATCCCACTCCTGGGCTAGTTTAACTCTTGAGCTTGTTTTTATCTGAGGGTTGTTTGCTGACCTCTGGAGTTAGCTAGAGATATCTTTCCCATAAATCTATTTTCTTAGAAACTGTGGATCATGAGGAACCAAAATAAGCTAAATTTGAAGGATGTCCTCGTTTGAAATAGTTGACAATTAAGTCTCTGTGAGATCATCTATGACCATACTTGTTTGTAAGAGAGTGTACCAGTTTGTGAAAGTGCCTGTTAGGAAGCTGACTGTTTTGAACTTTGCTCATAGTGAGTTATAAAACTGGTTTGTGCTAGCAAACCAAACAGAACAACAGGCTTTCTTTCCAAAAAATACAAGataactgtatttttgtatttggacatttttataaTTGTTACTGATGGTTTAATGGATTGTACACGGTCTACAGCTGCTTCAACAGTTTacaatgtttaatgtttttgtgtgttcttgtgtgttcAGCCAATTTCCACAACAATCAGAGAAATAAAGCGTTATTTTTACAGCAGTTACTTTCTAAAGCACGTATAGGGCCCCATCTTGCGGTCGGCGCAAAATTCTGCAAAGTCTGTTCccctagatgccactaaatgctacacactgcacttttaagaAGTGTAATAATGTCTGAAGAGggactgttttatttcatgCCTATGCCTAAATCGAAAAAGAAGGAGCTTGTGTATCAAACTGGCCgcaataacaaacacaaacactgaagctTCTTATTGGGGCAGAAAAACTTTGCATTCAGCTCATACAAACTCGCTAGCTGAATGTTTCTTGGTGTAATATTTGATGATAAGTTAAAGATATGAGAACATTATCAAACCCTTAATACAACTATTAGTATCAATTTGCCATTAAGCTACATACAGCGTACATATGTAGGAGCTGCTCTTAAATAGATCCAGGGAGAATGCAGTTATGGGGAAGTGTAGTGGACCCGGATGAGGTTCTAAAATCCACTGATTATCGAGTTGGTGACTGggtcataaatacatttttctatcTCTGGTTAGaataaatatttctttgtttttgtttttttaatagaaagaTCCTCACCAATAAGGTCCCTGGCCATTTCTTGGTCCTCCTGTATACGGCAGACATCAGAAAGCTGCAGCAAAGAGTCGATGTGGTATGggttcagctgcagcagagcctgcatggaaaaaagagacagtgtGTAAGTATTAAGTTTACTGGAGTACAATTCAAGACATGGGTCAAAAtcttatataaatgtgtgtgatctCATCATGTGGTTACACTATTCCTTCAACTGTTGATTGGTCGATAtgttcacatgcacagacatgcaggtattcattgttttcattggACAAACTGGGCTGTATCTGTAATGGAAGAACACTgctgtatataaagtaattcCCTCTTTATATTATTGTACCTCTACTGCAGATTAACAGAGAGAAACTATCCTTGAGAAAAGACAGTGgaattttacagtaaataagaGTGTTAGTTTGGTAGATATCCTCTTGATTTGATTTACTCCCACTGCTGATGTACAACAAAGCTCAACATTAAGCTTCACCACAAAATGTTAagcatgtgatttttttttttactgcagtgcTCTTTGGCACGTACCTGACTTCTCTCCTGAAGTTGCTATATATAGTCCTAAACCTATGACTTTGTATCAACTAATCAGGATGTTAGTATTGCAGTTGGTGACTGTTTGTACAGATGATTCAATAGTATTGTTTCATGCCTCATTAGAATTGAAGACACATTTTAGTATCTATGTAATGTTACATGACAGGCTTTGCTACCCCTTATCACTCAGCCCTCACTACAATTCTATTAGATTACTTAACACATTCCAGGCAACACCAACAATAAGCATACCTGCTttaatatattacaatatatgAACTCAGACAACAAAGTGCACAGCAGAGGATGAACTTTTTACCACAATGTTGTTTGGGTCCATGGACTCGACAGCATCGAGGAACTTGAACTGTACTTGCTGGTAGTCTCGACCGTGCTCGAAGGTGAAGTGCTGAACGCCATCCTTTGACTGAATTAAGGTCATTGAGATTCCTACAGAGACATCAGGCCCAGTTAACAAAGACAACACGTTGACACAGTAAGGTGAGGCAATGTTAGGATAGATGTAATTCACAACAACAGGATTAAATCTGCAAGACGAGGCATATTAAAGATGAGGCAATCCCTTGCAACTGATATACCATAAAATAGCATCTGATATGCATAAAGAATTTGAATTACAATACTGATTGTTCCAACTTGTAACTTTTATATCATGTTTAAAGTGAcagtaaaatgttgctttatgtGCTATTTTATTTATGGCAGTttaacactgtttttaaaaagaaaaacattgttacttattgtaaataaaaaaagttagtACATATTAGTTATTGAACATATCTTAGGCCATGATTATTTGcttgtttcattttgtgtctACCAACACTGATAAAGACTATAAATCATGGCCTCTTGTAGCATATAATGGTGGAACAACAGAATAACAAGATCCAAGACATCCTAGATTGTAGGTCATTTAACAGTATTAacttataaataatattatgaAGATGTTACAAGAGTAACATTTTACTCTCTAAACACTGTTGTAAGTGTTTAAATAGGACACATGTTCTTTTCATATCTCTAATTTATCATGAAGGAACAGATAAGGCTGTGTCGGTCACTTCAATAGCTACCAAAGATGACATTTGTGGGAAAAATCTGATCCAACTGCGGCATGAACTACTAAAAGAAATTGTACACAGTATATCATTGGTGACTTTCAGTCTGTACACAATTAGGCAGTCTTTATGATGACGTCAGTATAACAAAAGCTACATTCAGCATATATTGCATTGGTTAAATCTTAAAATATCTGTTGCTACTGAGGTAGTTTAAGGCTCTCACCATTAATAAATTGCTGCTTGTTCTTCCTTCAGACTCCAAGGTGAAGGAGCATCTAATAGTATTTTGGGCTGGTTATGTTCTTGTCAGTTTGAATTATGtataattaaaacagaacatacagaataaaaaaacGCTACCATTTTCTGTATGAAAGTGTAAACACTAATATAATAACCGAATGAATGAACATATGTCCACAAAATTTCACCAGAGGTATGTAAACAGACAGGAGTCCATCAAGAGATCAGGAGAAATACAGAAGTGAAGTGGGGTcaattatttatattgtatattttttaaattgtataattGTATACAATATTTTTAGTTATATAATTCTATTTTGTGCAAAAGCTCACAATAtcaaaacagaaattaaagtttgcacttatttatttaaaacatctaaacaatatgtttaaaaaggCATAAACTATAATTCCGATGACTATCAGGAAAGGTTTACCTGGGCGGCTGAAGCGAGGCCAGCTGTCCTTGGGACTGGTCATCCAGGTGCTACGGTGAAACTGCCTGTTCCTTTGTCGTGGTCTGTCAAAAGAAGACCCAATGAGCACAAGAATTCAGACAGAAGATGTGgaccatttaaataaaaaaacctcacaattttatctatttatttattttttacctttgaTTCCCCAAAACAGCTCGAGCCCCAAAATATCTCTTCAGCTCCGTCTCTGGGTTGAGATTCCTAATAAATtaacaaagaaaatgtaattcatatCTTGAAGGCTAAATTATAATGTGGACCAGTTAAGGAAAAATATTTCAAGAGAATGAAGCAGActgttttattaaacttttcttatttttttaatgtcagtccATGTGTACTCTAGactctaatttaaaaaaggctGGAAATCAGGGCAAGCAATTTGATATTacagtcctgtgattttcaagAGTACACAACATTGACAGGTTCACTGCTGACCAAACTGAACAAATAAGATACATATGGAAGGCAAgattaagtaaaaatgtaatcatactGGTGGGACACCCAATTCATGGCTCATAGTATGTGATTGCCAGAGtgcaaaactgaaacaaaactaTGTGACATGCACGGTTGTTTGCCTGTGTTGATATCAGCtctattacatgttttattgtcttttctgtgaatgaacaaaaataaatataaatataaatatgaataataaatatacagtatgttaccaTTTTCACATGATAGTTATGTGAAAAGTTCACATCAGTGCATACTGTGGACACTGCATCAACAACATAATGGCTGCACAGAATGTGCAGATATAAAATCCATTCTACTTAAGAGGTCAGGAACCTGCTTGCTCTTGATCAGCGGTGAGTACACATAACATCACATGCTTACATACCAACACAGTGAAATTTAGTTTGACAGCTGTTGAAAATGGACTGATATGTCAAATGCCTTTGACGTCACTATTTGCTGTGTGGCCAGAAGTGCAACATGTTTCAATGAgttttaatcttctgtgatAACAGCCTCCAAATGATTTACTATTCTTATATGAGCTAAGCGCCATCACTTGGTGTCAACCTGGAATTACAGATGTATATCTTGAGTATGTGCGGCCACTGAATTGACTGAATGTACTGATCAAGAGCTGTTTCATATATTACTACTTCGGATTTATATCGGATAAGGtctgacagacagaaacatgattTCATTAATATTCCAACAGGAAGCAAGACAGTGTGCGGGAGGTCTTCTCACTGTTTTCAAGTTACACTTTCGTCCAACACAAGTGTCACATATCCAGGTGTGCAGAGATTTATTTCAGATAAAACTATTCTTAAAAGCATATCCAAAAGAAATAGTAAAACTTAgtacaagaaaagaaaaggtgtgcatgtaaatatataataagtacacatacatgtagtaaTAGCTCAGCTAGTGACACAATTTTCCAACTAAACAGGCAACGTGTTTTATATACAACTTCACTACACTcttcattcagtttttaaagtgtgtctaacataaaataaaacttgaacTTGAATAAAATTTGATTTGAGCCAATCTACTTTGTCTACAAGAGAGATGATGGTCTCCTCACCTGTGCTCCACGTGTAGCACAGATCTTCTGTCGAAGCCTCCACAATCCTCATTTTGCAAACTCAGACCATTGGACTGCTCCAGGTTCTCCAGCAATAGATCAATGTTATCATCTCGTGCAGCATCCTGATGTTACAAAGAGAAgtcaataataatttttttaaaaagagcaaaTTAAGTGAGACAACACTTGATTCTTGTACTGAACTAAACTGTTTTATATATCAGGTGGATAGTTTATGTCTCCAAATAATGACTGCAAGGCATTATGAGTTGTAATAAATGGGACCAAAATTGTAAGTCTGTAAAAATGCAATCCATTATCAGACTATAATGTAGATTATTAAGTAGGCAAAGTTTTACAGCTGTCTTGCCAGAGCGGATATGGAATCTTCTCTCAATAAATGTACCTGTCCATCTTCTGATGTcacttttgtcttcttctttttcttctttttcttagcTCTGTCTCCAGACAAAGACTAAtgataaagaaaagagagatgacGTCTTAATGTATTAAAAGCAAATATAGAACATATTTAGATATCTCAGGACCACACAAGTCCTTCTCAAATTGTATCTTTACCTTTATAGATACCTCCTCATGCTGGTGCTTTTGATCGCTCCTCTCAACATCTTTGTTATCATTCCTTCCTGTGGCACTTGTCTTATTTCCATCTGGTTTCTCTAAATCTTCATCAGGTGAGATTTTCTCTGCCTCCTTGTCTGCATCACATATCTAGTAAGACAAATGCATAATTTCCTAAAATTATGACATGGTTACAACAATCTAGTTCCATCCATTAGTCATAGACAAGGTTAGTGTGTCATATATAGAATATATGCATTCAATGTTGTGATGCTGTTTCTATTTCTTGGTTTCTTTCCTCTACAAAGGGCAAGGTCTGTTCATGACTAACTTGGCTTTGCTGATGAATTTTGTGGTTTTACCACCATATCTGGCCACAGTTTAAATaatttagggctgcaacaaattatcattttccttatcaattgattgattgttcaactaaatatcagaaaatggggaaaatggtAATCATTGTTAACAAAAGCCCAAGGTGTAATCTaaagtgtcttgttttgtcctgtcGACCTGTCCTGCCTCAACCCAAAGGTTGTcatagagggggaaaaaacagtaaCTATTCAAACTTCACAAGCTGAAACAAGAGAATTCAGGCTTTTTTCCTTTAACAAGGCTCATAACGATAAATCAATTTTGAAAATAACTGTCGGTGGACTAAATgtttaatcaactaatcgttATTGCTCTGTTATTTCTAGACTTTACACTTGGCTGTCTCTAACAAGAATTTTAAGTAAACCAGAGTTGAAAGAGTAAACTCAATTTGCTGTATCTTAGATATGTATGTCAtgcattatataatataataacccTGCCTGTTGCCTCTGTACActggatttattttctgtgcttCTTGATACTGGTGAATATTTCTGCTGTTAGCTTGTTTATTAACGTTTGTGAGTAATAATCAAAGACCGtacataaagataaataaagttaatggtAATAATGTAACGTCAGGCTAATGTATCTGAGTTGACACCGCAGGgttaacattaaataaactgaaaaacaagCTAACGCTAGCCGGTGTTAGCAGGTTTCACCGCACATACTAAAGGTATGTTACGACTGACGTGTAGCAGCGGGATTGTTACGTCCTTACCAGTTCATAAATATTACTGAAGTTTTTCTGGGCCTTGTCTTTCTTTGCCTTTCTGCTGCTGCCAGTCCTGTTAGACGGTGGACTAACACCAGCCGTGtccagcttctcctcctcctcctcagggcTGTCAACCAAAGTTAGATCCCCGAGGTCTAAGGCCTCCTGACCCCGCTGTTTCCCTCTGAGCCGTCTCAAAGCCCGGCTAGACATTATCGACTGCTCATGTATAAACAGCCACCTCAATATTTGCGACTAGGATAGTTTTTTAGTTGGCTGACAGACACAACAGACCAATTCCATtggtttcttttcctttttcttcttctaaatgTTTTTGCAGCTTAAACGCCTCTGAGTGTACTACTGCCCCTTACAGGATAGAGGGGAAAATGCACTAAACACTACTAATATATTGATTACgttttaagcccatgtgtgctccaaataactccacatcatgatttatttacaaaatataaaaaatattgttttcaaataattaaaaaaagcaatttatgtattcagtaacatgatgacaacaaaaatgaggaaaaaaccctcctcctgaACAACATCtaaaaggtctgacttcagatgtaacaccctttgtaatcatcaacattttcataactaACTGTAATTTAagtacacattttttacatttacattttacaattacatttattttgtatttaaacgctgttacatgtaactagttactccccaacactgttgTAGAGGACATTGCACATACATCACTGTAAATGTAACAGCCGAGGATTAGATGATAAAGAGCTAAAAAGAGCAAGGCAAGTATTATGCACCATAGggaaatatactgtacactaCAATGCAAGCAATTAATACAAAACATAGAATATGGTATGCAAACAATCAATGCAAGTAGTCGACACATGACAACAGTATTTATAGTCACAGATACCATCCCGTTGAGTGTAGaaattgttcatgtttttcagtTAAAGGTTCTCCCACAgacaatttcaatttcaatagGAAAAGAGGTAGTCCTGACATCTCTATTGAACAATGAATTCCTATTTGTGATCTGAGGACATttgcagagaaactttccactttcagcagatgagtGTGAAAACAGACTTTTTGTGTCAAGCTCTGCATATTACaacattctgcacagtgaagctaagtaacaagaaaaaaaaaatttaagtGGAGGGGGACTTCGATTTAACCATATATCTCTGATTCCCAGAACCACAGACACCTTTTAAGCAAAGtaatgttttcctcttttccacTCTTtttaaacaacctttttttgtttcctaaTTCTACTCTGCCAAGGGATGCAATGTCTACAGCTCTGAGAATGTTATAATttcacttttacatttaaattttcaAAAATATAAGTTGTTGGAACATACATCATATGTTTCCACATTTTTtcctctgtatttttaaaaatcattctaAATAGGGTACTTCTGTTATGCACTTATGGACACGGATATTATATCTCATGGTTTGTActtgttgtattgtttttcatttcttgtAAGTTACAATTTAAGTACTCTGAAACGGCCTCTGTACATTAACTGTGCTTGTTTTCCTCACTTTGcctaaaaataaaatcctaCACATCTGATACACTGCTCTTCTTGTTTGTAGTTCTCTCACGTAGCAGGAGGGGGCAGTATTAACtttgtaaccctaaccctttgtagatttttttctcagtgactctacattttatgttttacagacctctacagacctcattcagacctcatttgttcaaaacctttttaaaaacatgttagactcattctgttcgtgtacaagatgaaaaaatgaaactcaacttcaaaaatgtctccagcaggatctcttatGTCAGCACTGATTTGTGTGATTCTTCATTTATACAtgagcacaacctgtatctaagCAACTATAACGTAATCTGATGGACTTTTTGTGCATTCCATATCATACAAGCGGTAAAGATTGCCAAAAAAGGTTGGGTTacatagattttgtttttgaccagatatcatgacacaaagtgaggCAAAACTGCCTGAACAAGCCCAACAAGTTTCgaataaatatttttgtaataaGCTAAGCATTGTAAGTTGGAAAATACACTCAATCTAAAAAACAGCGTCTTACAATGTGGATTGTTTAACCTATAAGTGTTCATACGAAGCATGAATATAGaatgataacaataatgcaAAACCCATATGTATTGTACATTGCTAGTGTGACTCAAATGTTTTAGCCCCACAAACTAAAATGAGGAAGTACTTTTATACCTCAGTGGTTGCCACAGACTCCAGCTGCTTAGCAAGTCAGCTGTGACCAAaacgaaaaaaacaaaaaagacaaccTTAAgaagtgagaaaagaaagaaatgacacCAATGCATAAAACTTGTCTGACAACTAGCTGAGCCAGATACATGAATCTGACATTTGTTTCATCACAAGACAACAATGGACAGTTACGTGACAGAGAACTGTGAGAAAACAAAGACTCAAAATGACAAAGGGAAATTCTGATGTATTGAAATTCAGGGTGCTTGTGAAAGGGGAAAATGGGGAAGTTGCAAATGCCATTACTTAAAATAATTTTCCAAAGGATATTTGTAATATCAAACACATGAAAGTGCAAACCTCCAACAGATAATCGTTCAGAGAGGGAAAAGGATTTATTTACAGGACATCaagaatactgaaataaaaccctacatttttaacaaatggCTAATATTACCCATATGCAATGAAAAACCAACATGTCAATTTAATCTAAAAACCGGTATACTGTATAGACCAATAGTACATGAGTATTGTAATTGATTTACTTAAAGAAGAACACCTACACAATGTGAAGACAGGGTAAAATGAAACAGTGTAAATACATTCAGAATAGGGTATTTTGTATGATCTATGCATGGCAGTACagcttaaaatatatattgcgGTTGGAAAACAGGTACTGGTAAACTCACCAATATCACCTACAGTCTTTTAACTTAGCAGCTTTAGCATTGACATTTATTTCCTTCTGcatcattgatttttttcacaaataCAATTCACTTTACCCATCCAcctaacaaacattttttcctgTTACCAGTACAATCCTCTGCATGCTGAGGTATGAAGGTGGGGACCCAACAGTCACTAgcttcgctaagcttcatttgacCAGAACCACAGAATCTTGTGACGTCCCACTGTGACTGGTTTGAAAGGAGAAGTTAAGATGGGGCACTGGGCAGCACTATTCGTTGGCAGTAACAGGGATGGGATTGTCATAGGCTGCTGCCTCCAGGTCATCCACTCGTTTCCTGCGCATCTCTGCAGGAGGTCTTGGGGGAGGATTCTGAGGAGGCTGCTTGATGCTCTCCCCAACTTTAGGGTTTCGGACCTCCTTTCGTGGAAGAATGGGCTCCCAATGTTCACCCCGGATGGCTGCCTAGAAAGCAAGAGgattaaaagaaatacaaatcaGTAATGAATGGTGGATCCACTAATGCAAGTGGCCTGTCACCTGCAGCAGCTTTTTATTATCGTTAATGTAAAATCAACTTAATCTTGATTGTAATGTATTATTGCTTATTGTTTGATGATGAGTAATTGAGTATGAGTGGCTCTTATCTTTTACACTCATAATAAGATAATAGTGTATCCTGGAAGGTTTTATATATACTTAGTTGCCACAGCAAGGACTGCTGAATAATTCAGTCACACCCCTGATTGGTCTGATTTCTACAGAGTTATGTCTCAATAGAGGGACCAGTAATGAAACAATCTCTTCCTTGTTACCATTTCCTTGTTTCCGTCAACTGTCTACTTCCTTCCTCAGCAAAACAACTTTATCAAAGTTAACAATATTTAACCTGCTTAACTAGAGTGATAAAAGCTTACACTTACCGCAAGGTAGATGAGGCTGGCAATACCAAGGCAGACACACCCAAGAACAGTAGCAAGCATAAACCCTCCAGGGACACAGATCCTgtaagaaagagacaaagagagagagagttaaggGCTTTGGAAGACTTCAGATTATAATGAGATGTAGTTAGTCTTTTGTTGGAGTGACTGACTATGAATGCGAATAATGCTGTCAAGCAATGGAAAGTGGCTGATATAATGGACTTACACAGCATGCAAAAATGCTCTGACATAGTAGTTCCTTGTCAATGGCCCAAagctttttacacacacagtgaagcagTACTGGCCCCTGAGGGAAAACAGGAGACAGTGGTGACCAATAAGCTTCAATGTCTTCACTAAAAGCATATAACATCACAAAACTTAACCATATGAATTACACTTAATTAATGACATCACTTACGTCCTCTCCACACTTGTGCCTTTGGCCCTCTTGCCTCTTGGGTACtcaagtaaacacacaaacaccccgGCAGcactgtgtgtattctgtcaagGCTGTTTAATAGCTTCTTAAAGGGTTTTCCAGGTTACATGATAACTGATTGGACATCAAAGGAACTTAAAATAGCTATTAGTGACCATGAGCGGGTTAAATAGGTATGGATAGGTGGACTGATTCTGAGATGGAGGAGAATAAATGCACAATGTCATGAGACAGTCAGGTAAAAACTACTCCTACCTGTTATGtttttactgtagtaaaaatatcATGATTTGCGTTTTGTATTTTGGTCCAAGCACTTCACATGGTGGGATGTAGAGACAGGTTTGACTTCCCACATAATTGTGCTCAGCCTGCCTGTGTTTGCAGAAAGTATTCCAACTTCTGTAAATCACATATACACAGCACAGtttgaaatacaataaatgtgCATGTGCTTTACTGCTGtagcacaaaaacaaagagtCCCAACTTAACCAACAGTACAATTTTTGTTACCCACATCTGTATTTTAATACTTAGTTTTATGAATTATTTCACAACATACTActacatttatcacatttaagtCATAACAGCAGTAAGTACAGTAGAAAGCTTTTCCACAAACAAAATTGTTGCAGAAATTCAACATCTATAATACATGTAACACATATGTAATTGCAGATCTCTGAGGAGGGACTCTGGAGACTGAATATTGAGCTCTTCCTTGAATCTTTAATTTTCACAAAGAGACAACCTCAGTGTTACTTCTTTAGATTAAACACCATATTTATGGTTTATGCAAAACTTAAAGGATACACTGCATAAGCAGCAAACTGCCATCCTCTGAACTGTCCAGCCACCCCCACAATGCCTCCGGTGAGGAGAACTGAAACAAGGAAGCAGGGAGATACATTTTAACTAAACATTATGCACATTCTCTTTATCTCTGCTACGAGACAAGTCCATGTTAAACTTTACTTTGACttgattctttaaaaaaaaaaaaatcaaaacagattTGGCTACActtgattaaaatgatttaatattgttgtaataaaatcaataagcagttttactttttaaacagtCTGGTGtatacagcttttaaaaaatgtttagatATTATTTCATCACAAATTAGCCTACTTATGTACAATATGCACACTTTAATTTCAGTGAAACAAATaccttaaaatacattaaaaaaacaaaactttagaCTAGGTGTGTATACTCACTGAGTCCCGAAGCTAGAGCCTGCTCATTGGCCCACATAGCCCATTCAATTTTCCCCATGGTATTCACCTCAAAGCCTTTCTGCAGACGGCAGATACTTTCCACACAGCGACTAACTGCTTTGATTGAGCCTACAAGCGCACAAGGAAGAAACTACATTTTCGAGATGTGGGTGAGGTGTTCATGTAAAGAATGGGGAGGCCGGACCTACCTTAGCCAATCCCCGTTTCAGTCGTCATTTCCCGAAAAGTGCAGGACCATTTTACGAGGGGAGGAGCCAAAAAACTCGTTATTAACTTACCCAACAGGTGAAATTATATGAACGAGCAGGTGGTAAATGTCATATCTTGCAATGTGTCAGTCttcagcacattttaaaatataacatttatgaACAAACTTCCCTAAAGACGTCCAGTTCTCCACAGTGGTTCTAGTTTGACTGGTCTAGAagattttaaaagcatttctttACTGCCAAGAGCCTGCTTACTATAGACTGTATACTGTCGATATGTCATACAGTACACATGATGTCATTTAATGTTCAGTAGATCGAGCAGAACATAAAAATTGGCATTTCATCTAGCTTTCTTTGCACCTGTCCAGGAAaacaaagggattttacagaaGCCATGTTTTACCTAGAAATGGTCAAATACAAGCTCATCTTTCAGTTGCCAGGATCTTTTGCTCTGCAGTACACACTGTTAATCACCAAAGAATGTTCAATGACTCGCTATGAAAGAGGATGCAACAACAGGTATAAtgactaaaatatattttattaaaatgttacagaATAAACCCGAAATCCTTTAGGTCTGTAGTTTGTGTctgaaatcatgttttcatgAGATGACAAT
This genomic interval carries:
- the LOC134006602 gene encoding cytochrome b-245 light chain yields the protein MGKIEWAMWANEQALASGLILLTGGIVGVAGQFRGWQFAAYAVAAGVFVCLLEYPRGKRAKGTSVERTGQYCFTVCVKSFGPLTRNYYVRAFLHAVICVPGGFMLATVLGCVCLGIASLIYLAAAIRGEHWEPILPRKEVRNPKVGESIKQPPQNPPPRPPAEMRRKRVDDLEAAAYDNPIPVTANE